A window of Nicotiana tabacum cultivar K326 chromosome 24, ASM71507v2, whole genome shotgun sequence contains these coding sequences:
- the LOC107776618 gene encoding protein IQ-DOMAIN 31, whose product MGKSPGKWFRSLLAGRKSSKSSTSKKSSNEKASVISTNAALSGLSAPPPLISESVAGSGGIKEDSNLDKGGFTDEVSLPSMKQDEDEQNACLTLPEDTEKMRLEEAAMKMQAIFRGYLARRAFFRLKGVIRLQAAIRGHLVRRQAVATLYCIHGIVKLQAHARGQIVRRSSIGCEVITKRGLGQQDAKQLEYQRNNASKLAQELSKNEFTTKLLGSSPTVMPLRLQYGPEEPNSSQEWLVRWTLSHIWRPRSKLKMLSKTKHKKVEADMATSKHNGRKVLSRKTQNGSNHSISGSEKKKSSPLVNSVLQNPGSEIKKVKHNLKKMSSPILEKPVQSEADSERKRLNHDTTSTILVPEGSMTSGELFKRLEGTTENSTNVETPPETLVMDNTITHLDCLSVSDKHQKSISDAVDSFSPSDMHQKLITDNREDIPVANDNSCTNHDNEGNESNMTDRRVSLPAKHDVDAGTPTARKVPSYMAPTKSAKAKLKEQASPRFGQDVSEKNALSRRHSLPSPMNGKLSSSPRVQRLVQASAKEGIKIDRSLSSSRDGTDKITRAEWKR is encoded by the exons ATGGGAAAATCTCCTGGAAAATGGTTCAGGTCTTTGCTGGCAGGGAGAAAGTCTTCCAAATCTAGCACATCAAAA AAATCTTCAAATGAGAAAGCATCAGTAATTTCCACCAACGCGGCATTATCTGGTTTGTCTGCCCCTCCGCCTTTGATATCTGAGTCAGTTGCTGGTAGTGGTGGAATAAAAGAGGACTCAAACCTTGATAAAGGAGGGTTCACTGATGAGGTGAGTCTCCCTTCTATGAAGCAAGATGAAGATGAACAAAATGCATGTCTTACCTTACCCGAGGATACTGAGAAAATGAGGCTTGAGGAAGCTGCTATGAAGATGCAAGCTATTTTTAGGGGTTATCTG GCTCGTCGAGCATTTTTTAGGCTCAAGGGCGTCATAAGGCTACAAGCTGCCATACGCGGCCATCTGGTCAGAAGGCAGGCTGTTGCCACATTATACTGCATACATGGCATTGTCAAGCTTCAAGCACATGCACGTGGCCAGATTGTTAGGCGTTCCAGTATTGGCTGTGAAGTGATAACCAAACGAGGACTTGGACAACAG GATGCCAAACAATTGGAGTATCAAAGAAATAATGCATCCAAACTAGCACAAGAGCTATCCAAGAATGAGTTCACTACAAAG CTACTTGGTTCATCACCTACTGTAATGCCTCTACGCCTCCAATATGGTCCAGAGGAACCAAATTCTAGTCAGGAATGGTTAGTCCGCTGGACTTTATCACATATTTGGCGACCACGGTCCAAACTGAAAATGCTTTCAAAAACAAAGCATAAAAAAGTTGAAGCAGACATGGCTACGTCAAAGCACAATGGACGGAAAGTGCTTTCTAGAAAGACGCAGAATGGTTCAAATCATTCCATTTCGGGgtcagaaaagaagaaatcaagtCCTTTAGTAAACTCTGTTCTTCAGAATCCAGGAAGTGAGATAAAGAAAGTAAagcataatttaaagaaaatgtccagccctatattggaaaagcctGTTCAGTCTGAGGCTGACTCTGAGAGGAAAAGGCTAAATCATGACACAACATCAACTATTCTAGTTCCTGAGGGGAGCATGACATCTGGCGAACTGTTTAAAAGATTAGAAGGGACAACAGAAAATTCTACTAATGTGGAGACACCTCCAGAAACACTAGTGATGGATAATACTATCACTCATTTGGATTGCCTTTCTGTATCTGATAAGCATCAGAAATCAATTTCTGATGCTGTTGATAGTTTTTCTCCATCTGATATGCATCAGAAATTGATCACTGATAACAGAGAGGATATTCCTGTTGCAAATGACAATTCTTGCACTAACCATGATAATGAAGGAAATGAGAGTAACATGACTGACAGAAGAGTTTCTTTACCTGCAAAGCATGATGTAGATGCAGGTACGCCAACGGCAAGAAAGGTGCCCAGCTATATGGCTCCAACCAAGTCAGCTAAGGCTAAGTTGAAAGAGCAAGCCTCACCAAGGTTTGGGCAAGATGTGTCCGAGAAGAATGCCCTAAGTAGACGTCATTCTTTGCCATCCCCTATGAATGGCAAGCTGAGTTCATCGCCGCGGGTGCAGAGGCTGGTCCAAGCTAGTGCAAAAGAAGGAATCAAGATTGATAGATCTTTATCATCTTCAAGGGATGGTACTG ATAAGATAACTCGAGCAGAATGGAAGCGGTAA